From Chryseobacterium salivictor, a single genomic window includes:
- a CDS encoding alpha/beta hydrolase family protein: MKLNIEKNIIIKNAETHDFLADAYYPEDAEKLPLIIFAHGYKGYKDWGAWDLMAKKLAEAGFFFVKFNFSHNGTTIAQPKDFADLEAFGHNNFSKEMSDFDEVLNHFYNHLKIDNEKICIIGHSRGGGITVIKTFEDERIKILITLAGVSNFKYRFPTKERFEDWKREGVMYSENKRTHQQMPHYFQFFEDFEKNERRFDIQYAAQHLEKPFLIIQGTDDEAVKDKEAFLLNEWCKTSELVLLENANHTFGAKEPWTENKLPEDLEKASSKMIQFIRSHFEILM, from the coding sequence ATGAAACTCAATATCGAAAAAAATATCATCATCAAAAACGCTGAGACCCATGATTTTTTAGCGGACGCCTATTACCCGGAAGATGCTGAGAAATTACCGCTCATTATTTTCGCCCACGGTTACAAAGGATATAAAGATTGGGGTGCCTGGGATTTGATGGCCAAGAAATTGGCGGAAGCAGGTTTTTTCTTTGTTAAATTTAATTTTTCGCACAATGGAACAACAATCGCGCAGCCCAAAGACTTTGCAGATTTAGAAGCTTTCGGACATAATAACTTTTCTAAAGAAATGTCAGACTTTGATGAGGTTTTGAATCATTTTTATAACCATCTGAAAATCGATAATGAAAAAATCTGCATCATCGGTCACAGTCGTGGTGGCGGAATTACCGTTATTAAAACATTTGAAGATGAACGCATAAAAATCCTGATCACTTTAGCCGGTGTCAGCAATTTTAAATACCGGTTCCCGACGAAAGAACGTTTTGAAGACTGGAAAAGAGAGGGAGTGATGTACTCCGAAAACAAAAGAACGCATCAGCAAATGCCGCATTATTTTCAGTTTTTTGAGGATTTTGAGAAAAATGAAAGAAGATTTGATATTCAATATGCTGCGCAACATTTAGAAAAACCCTTCCTTATTATTCAGGGAACCGATGATGAGGCTGTGAAAGACAAAGAAGCATTTCTGCTGAATGAATGGTGTAAAACTTCAGAACTTGTACTTTTAGAAAATGCGAACCATACTTTCGGCGCCAAAGAACCCTGGACAGAAAATAAGCTGCCGGAAGATTTAGAGAAAGCAAGCTCAAAAATGATTCAATTTATCAGGAGCCATTTTGAAATTTTAATGTAA